A single genomic interval of Electrophorus electricus isolate fEleEle1 chromosome 2, fEleEle1.pri, whole genome shotgun sequence harbors:
- the hbp1 gene encoding HMG box-containing protein 1 isoform X3 — MATGLPGQVTWHNMVWEVKTPQVPQKVQESQTDCSGMDEAFDLLKCNENLPSSPGRPSSEGHMEYDDLPELQEVQDDQSSPVVFQVTPGVSHEERPGQCWSVQSESSSSHTNWLTELANIATSPQSPLLQNTPHNRSSPVHIFASSNSLHSYARPPLASSSAPGPARSHMRERRRLRASSESESGIFCMSSLSDDDDMGWSHSWPSTVWHCFLKGTRLRFHKGPNMEWQDVEDLAESEEESDDDGGLHISPVKSFGSDGLKLVALEETVSFGQSILKLTFDPGSPEAGLLTAECQLDHPFYVKNKGWSSFYPSLTVVQHGIPCYEMQVGDLCLPPGHRDAINCDDSTVFDTFKSYDFTPLDSSAVYVLSSMARQRRASQSSGGTVSPDCDKLEPSGPSHHSPSSKSQRHSSGGSGATPTKCKRPMNAFMLFAKKYRVEYTQMYPGKDNRAISVILGDKWKKMKNEERRMYTMEAKALAEEQKRLNPDCWKRKRTNSGSQQN; from the exons ATGGCGACAGGTTTG CCTGGCCAGGTGACATGGCATAACATGGTATGGGAAGTGAAGACCCCACAAGTCCCCCAAAAAGTTCAGGAATCCCAGACAGACTGCTCAGGCATGGATGAGGCTTTTGACTTACTAAAGTGCAATGAGAACCTGCCTTCCTCTCCAGGACGCCCATCCAGTGAAGGCCACATGGAATATG ATGACCTGCCAGAGCTGCAAGAAGTGCAGGATGACCAATCATCCCCCGTAGTGTTCCAGGTGACCCCGGGCGTGTCACATGAAGAGAGGCCTGGGCAGTGCTGGAGTGTGCAGTCAGAGAGCAGCTCCTCCCACACAAACTGGCTGACTGAGCTGGCCAACATTGCCACCAGTCCCCAGAGCCCCTTGTTGCAAAACACCCCCCACAACAG GTCCTCTCCTGTGCACATCTTTGCCAGCAGTAACAGTTTACATTCCTATGCGCGGCCACCTTTGGCCTCCAGCAGCGCCCCTGGCCCTGCTCGCAGTCACATGAGAGAGCGCAGACGCCTGCGG GCAAGCAGTGAGTCAGAGTCAGGGATATTCTGCATGTCTTCGCTGTCAGACGATGACGACATGGGATGGTCCCATTCATGGCCCTCCACAGTCTGGCACTGCTTTTTGAAAG GCACACGGCTGCGCTTCCATAAAGGGCCGAACATGGAGTGGCAGGACGTTGAGGACCTGGCAGAGTCAGAGGAGGAgtctgatgatgatggtggccTGCACATCAGTCCCGTTAAG AGCTTTGGGTCTGACGGATTGAAGCTTGTGGCCTTGGAGGAGACTGTGTCTTTTGGTCAGTCCATTCTGAAATTAACCTTTGACCCCGGTTCCCCAGAGGCTGGGCTTCTGACTGCTGAGTGCCAACTTGACCATCCAttttatgtgaaaaataaaG gatgGTCCTCCTTTTACCCAAGCCTTACTGTGGTACAGCACGGCATCCCCTGCTATGAAATGCAGGTTGGGGATTTGTGTCTGCCACCAGGACATCGTGACGCCATCAACTGTGACGACTCAACTGTTTTTGACACCTTCAAGAG TTATGACTTCACCCCTCTGGACTCGTCTGCTGTGTATGTGCTGAGCAGTATGGCACGCCAACGTAGAGCTTCCCAGTCCAGTGGGGGCACCGTGAGCCCTGACTGTGACAAACTTGAACCTTCtggcccctcccaccactccCCCAGTAGCAAATCACAGCGCCACTCCTCAGGGGGCAGTGGAGCCACACCTACAAAGTGCAAACGGCCAATGAACGCATTCATGCTCTTTGCTAAGAAGTATCGAGTGGaatacacacagatgtatcCTGGAAAAGACAACAG AGCTATTAGTGTAATACTGGGCGATAAGTGGAAGAAGATGAAgaatgaggagaggaggatgtaCACTATGGAGGCGAAAGCACTCGCTGAGGAACAGAAACGTCTCAACCCAGACTGCTGGAAACGCAAGAGAACCAACTCG GGCTCTCAGCAGAACTAG
- the hbp1 gene encoding HMG box-containing protein 1 isoform X1, producing MATGLPGQVTWHNMVWEVKTPQVPQKVQESQTDCSGMDEAFDLLKCNENLPSSPGRPSSEGHMEYDDLPELQEVQDDQSSPVVFQVTPGVSHEERPGQCWSVQSESSSSHTNWLTELANIATSPQSPLLQNTPHNRSSPVHIFASSNSLHSYARPPLASSSAPGPARSHMRERRRLRVEPPVTASSESESGIFCMSSLSDDDDMGWSHSWPSTVWHCFLKGTRLRFHKGPNMEWQDVEDLAESEEESDDDGGLHISPVKSFGSDGLKLVALEETVSFGQSILKLTFDPGSPEAGLLTAECQLDHPFYVKNKGWSSFYPSLTVVQHGIPCYEMQVGDLCLPPGHRDAINCDDSTVFDTFKSYDFTPLDSSAVYVLSSMARQRRASQSSGGTVSPDCDKLEPSGPSHHSPSSKSQRHSSGGSGATPTKCKRPMNAFMLFAKKYRVEYTQMYPGKDNRAISVILGDKWKKMKNEERRMYTMEAKALAEEQKRLNPDCWKRKRTNSGSQQN from the exons ATGGCGACAGGTTTG CCTGGCCAGGTGACATGGCATAACATGGTATGGGAAGTGAAGACCCCACAAGTCCCCCAAAAAGTTCAGGAATCCCAGACAGACTGCTCAGGCATGGATGAGGCTTTTGACTTACTAAAGTGCAATGAGAACCTGCCTTCCTCTCCAGGACGCCCATCCAGTGAAGGCCACATGGAATATG ATGACCTGCCAGAGCTGCAAGAAGTGCAGGATGACCAATCATCCCCCGTAGTGTTCCAGGTGACCCCGGGCGTGTCACATGAAGAGAGGCCTGGGCAGTGCTGGAGTGTGCAGTCAGAGAGCAGCTCCTCCCACACAAACTGGCTGACTGAGCTGGCCAACATTGCCACCAGTCCCCAGAGCCCCTTGTTGCAAAACACCCCCCACAACAG GTCCTCTCCTGTGCACATCTTTGCCAGCAGTAACAGTTTACATTCCTATGCGCGGCCACCTTTGGCCTCCAGCAGCGCCCCTGGCCCTGCTCGCAGTCACATGAGAGAGCGCAGACGCCTGCGGGTAGAGCCCCCAGTCACG GCAAGCAGTGAGTCAGAGTCAGGGATATTCTGCATGTCTTCGCTGTCAGACGATGACGACATGGGATGGTCCCATTCATGGCCCTCCACAGTCTGGCACTGCTTTTTGAAAG GCACACGGCTGCGCTTCCATAAAGGGCCGAACATGGAGTGGCAGGACGTTGAGGACCTGGCAGAGTCAGAGGAGGAgtctgatgatgatggtggccTGCACATCAGTCCCGTTAAG AGCTTTGGGTCTGACGGATTGAAGCTTGTGGCCTTGGAGGAGACTGTGTCTTTTGGTCAGTCCATTCTGAAATTAACCTTTGACCCCGGTTCCCCAGAGGCTGGGCTTCTGACTGCTGAGTGCCAACTTGACCATCCAttttatgtgaaaaataaaG gatgGTCCTCCTTTTACCCAAGCCTTACTGTGGTACAGCACGGCATCCCCTGCTATGAAATGCAGGTTGGGGATTTGTGTCTGCCACCAGGACATCGTGACGCCATCAACTGTGACGACTCAACTGTTTTTGACACCTTCAAGAG TTATGACTTCACCCCTCTGGACTCGTCTGCTGTGTATGTGCTGAGCAGTATGGCACGCCAACGTAGAGCTTCCCAGTCCAGTGGGGGCACCGTGAGCCCTGACTGTGACAAACTTGAACCTTCtggcccctcccaccactccCCCAGTAGCAAATCACAGCGCCACTCCTCAGGGGGCAGTGGAGCCACACCTACAAAGTGCAAACGGCCAATGAACGCATTCATGCTCTTTGCTAAGAAGTATCGAGTGGaatacacacagatgtatcCTGGAAAAGACAACAG AGCTATTAGTGTAATACTGGGCGATAAGTGGAAGAAGATGAAgaatgaggagaggaggatgtaCACTATGGAGGCGAAAGCACTCGCTGAGGAACAGAAACGTCTCAACCCAGACTGCTGGAAACGCAAGAGAACCAACTCG GGCTCTCAGCAGAACTAG
- the hbp1 gene encoding HMG box-containing protein 1 isoform X2 translates to MLSKPGQVTWHNMVWEVKTPQVPQKVQESQTDCSGMDEAFDLLKCNENLPSSPGRPSSEGHMEYDDLPELQEVQDDQSSPVVFQVTPGVSHEERPGQCWSVQSESSSSHTNWLTELANIATSPQSPLLQNTPHNRSSPVHIFASSNSLHSYARPPLASSSAPGPARSHMRERRRLRVEPPVTASSESESGIFCMSSLSDDDDMGWSHSWPSTVWHCFLKGTRLRFHKGPNMEWQDVEDLAESEEESDDDGGLHISPVKSFGSDGLKLVALEETVSFGQSILKLTFDPGSPEAGLLTAECQLDHPFYVKNKGWSSFYPSLTVVQHGIPCYEMQVGDLCLPPGHRDAINCDDSTVFDTFKSYDFTPLDSSAVYVLSSMARQRRASQSSGGTVSPDCDKLEPSGPSHHSPSSKSQRHSSGGSGATPTKCKRPMNAFMLFAKKYRVEYTQMYPGKDNRAISVILGDKWKKMKNEERRMYTMEAKALAEEQKRLNPDCWKRKRTNSGSQQN, encoded by the exons ATGTTGTCAAAG CCTGGCCAGGTGACATGGCATAACATGGTATGGGAAGTGAAGACCCCACAAGTCCCCCAAAAAGTTCAGGAATCCCAGACAGACTGCTCAGGCATGGATGAGGCTTTTGACTTACTAAAGTGCAATGAGAACCTGCCTTCCTCTCCAGGACGCCCATCCAGTGAAGGCCACATGGAATATG ATGACCTGCCAGAGCTGCAAGAAGTGCAGGATGACCAATCATCCCCCGTAGTGTTCCAGGTGACCCCGGGCGTGTCACATGAAGAGAGGCCTGGGCAGTGCTGGAGTGTGCAGTCAGAGAGCAGCTCCTCCCACACAAACTGGCTGACTGAGCTGGCCAACATTGCCACCAGTCCCCAGAGCCCCTTGTTGCAAAACACCCCCCACAACAG GTCCTCTCCTGTGCACATCTTTGCCAGCAGTAACAGTTTACATTCCTATGCGCGGCCACCTTTGGCCTCCAGCAGCGCCCCTGGCCCTGCTCGCAGTCACATGAGAGAGCGCAGACGCCTGCGGGTAGAGCCCCCAGTCACG GCAAGCAGTGAGTCAGAGTCAGGGATATTCTGCATGTCTTCGCTGTCAGACGATGACGACATGGGATGGTCCCATTCATGGCCCTCCACAGTCTGGCACTGCTTTTTGAAAG GCACACGGCTGCGCTTCCATAAAGGGCCGAACATGGAGTGGCAGGACGTTGAGGACCTGGCAGAGTCAGAGGAGGAgtctgatgatgatggtggccTGCACATCAGTCCCGTTAAG AGCTTTGGGTCTGACGGATTGAAGCTTGTGGCCTTGGAGGAGACTGTGTCTTTTGGTCAGTCCATTCTGAAATTAACCTTTGACCCCGGTTCCCCAGAGGCTGGGCTTCTGACTGCTGAGTGCCAACTTGACCATCCAttttatgtgaaaaataaaG gatgGTCCTCCTTTTACCCAAGCCTTACTGTGGTACAGCACGGCATCCCCTGCTATGAAATGCAGGTTGGGGATTTGTGTCTGCCACCAGGACATCGTGACGCCATCAACTGTGACGACTCAACTGTTTTTGACACCTTCAAGAG TTATGACTTCACCCCTCTGGACTCGTCTGCTGTGTATGTGCTGAGCAGTATGGCACGCCAACGTAGAGCTTCCCAGTCCAGTGGGGGCACCGTGAGCCCTGACTGTGACAAACTTGAACCTTCtggcccctcccaccactccCCCAGTAGCAAATCACAGCGCCACTCCTCAGGGGGCAGTGGAGCCACACCTACAAAGTGCAAACGGCCAATGAACGCATTCATGCTCTTTGCTAAGAAGTATCGAGTGGaatacacacagatgtatcCTGGAAAAGACAACAG AGCTATTAGTGTAATACTGGGCGATAAGTGGAAGAAGATGAAgaatgaggagaggaggatgtaCACTATGGAGGCGAAAGCACTCGCTGAGGAACAGAAACGTCTCAACCCAGACTGCTGGAAACGCAAGAGAACCAACTCG GGCTCTCAGCAGAACTAG